The DNA segment TAACGGATGGCGTCAAAGACCTCATGGAGCTTTATGAAACTGTCCTTAAGAAATGAGATCCGGCGCTGCCGTCCTTTGCTAGGGACGTTTGTGGAAATAACGGTAGAAAATGACGGGGCCGAAAAAGCGCAAAAGGCGATTGACCACGCTTTTTCGGCCCTTGAACGCATTCATAAGCTCATGAGTTTCCATGCTGCTGACAGCGAAGTTTCGAAGCTTAATCGCTTGGCTTTTGATCAACCTGTTCGTGTCAGCCTGCCAACATATAATGTTCTTAAACAGGCTAAAAAAATCTATCAGCTTACCAAAGGTATTTTTGATATTGCTATTGCGCCGGAATTAATGCGTTGGAAATTTTTGCCGTGCCATTCATTTCTTAAGAAACGTTCGAGATATTCCGGCAGTACGCGGGACATCAAACTTTTTCCGAACAGATCTGTTCGTTTCTTGCGTCCTTTGCAAATAGATTTAGGCGGCATTGCGAAAGGATTTGCCGTTGATGAAGCCGTGAGAGTTTTAAAAGAAAATGGCATCAAGAGCGGCTTGGTCAACGCGGGAGGAGATCTGCGTTGTTTTGGCGAGCAGTCACATTCCATTTGGATCCGTCATCCCAAAAACCATGATCAATTTATTTCTTTTCCTGCCGCCCAAAATCTTTCTCTCGCTACTTCGGCTAATTCTTATCAGGGGCGATGGAAAAAAACGGGATGCGTACACGTTGATGGACAAAGCCGCCAGCCGTTATTTCGCTCCTTTAGTGTTTCGGTATACGCTGGTTCATGCCTTATCGCTGACGCGTTGACCAAGGTTGTCCTTGCTATCGGGGAAAGGTCCAATCCTCTTCTGGAGAAGTTAAATGCCGCGGCTTTTATCGTTCAGGCGGATGACAAAATATTATGTTACAATAAAGAAACTTATGAAAAATTATATTCGTTTTAGCCCTAATTTAAGAAAATGGTTTTACGGCATATTCGGCCTATTATTTCTTTCCGGTTTTTTATGGATTGTGGTGCACAATTTTCTCGCCGGAGCTGATGATTTTGATGCGCCGCAAAGTTTTTTTAAAACCTGGCTTCTTAAGATTCACGGCGCCGGCGCAATGGCTTCTTTAGTCATATTCGGTGTCTTAATTCCGTCTCATATGCGCCGTGGTTGGCAACAAAATCGAAACAGAACGACCGCTGTTGTGATGATCCTAGCGTGCTTTCTATTAATTGTCAGCGGATACGCATTGTATTATTGCGGCAGTGAAGAATTGCGCTTGTTCGTTAGCAGTTTTCACTCTTGGGTGGGATGTGTATTGCCGCTTTTGCTCATCTGGCATATTGCCAGGGGGCGTAAAAGCAACTCTGCGCCGCGCGCGTGAGCGAAAATCAATGAATATTCAATCTCTCCTGATCGCCTTCCGCTTCTTTGTACATTAAAAATTGTAAATCTGAAATGTTTTGATATAATAAACGAGCAATTTAAAAAATTTCACGGGTTCGGAAGAATTATTCTTTCGAAGGATTTTGATGGTCGGGCCGCCATCTGATAAACAATCAGATGGCGGCCCGTTTTTTAAAATAGGAGTTAAATAATGAAAATAACTTTAAGGCTTATTTTTTCTTTGATCTTCATTGTGGCTATCGTTGCGTTTTCTTTTTCATTTTGGCAAGCACGCCAAGAAGAGGAGCGCCTAAAAAGCGAACTGGAGAGAAGAGCTAATATAGTTGCCGACAGCTTAAAAATGTCAGTTGAGCCGTTGCTGCTCATGGATGACCAGAAGCATCTTCATCGCATTGTTGATAAGTTTTCTAACAGAGAGAGGCTTGTTGGCATTGCTATCCACGATGTCCAGGAAAATCTCATTTTAGCTTCAGCCGATCTTCAGGCGCAATTGCAAAGAAATCCCAAAGTCATTGCGCCTAATATCCAAGAAGTTGAGAGATCGAACACCGAACGTGGCAAATTCATTAATTTTGGAAAACAGCAGTTGCACGCTTATTCGGTTCCGCTATTAGCAAATGAAAAAACCAGCCATGTGCTGACCATTTTTCATGACGCGGCCTATATCCAGGACCGGGTGGAGAGAATTTGGGTCAATAGTTTTTGGAGAGCTTTGATACAAGCTTTTCTGATCTCCCTTGCGACCATGATCCTTGTTTACCTTAATATCATGGCTCCGATTAAAAAAACAACCGAATGGATAAAGAAGATCAGGAAGGGGGAATCTCCGGAAAAGCTAGATCTTAAAGGACAACAACTTTTGGGGCCCTTGGCAAAAGAGATCACCAAAATGGCTAAGAGTTTAGAGGGGGCTAGGCTTTCGGCGGAAGAAGAAGCGCGGTTGCGCCACACCACAGAATCTCTTTGGACACCAGAACGGTTAAAGGAATTTGTAAAAGATAAGTTGCAGGGACGGCCGCTTTTTGTGGTTTCAAACCGTGAGCCGTATATGCACATCAAAAAAGGAAAAGAGATCGGATACATTGTTCCGGCTAGCGGGCTTGTGACGGCGATCGAGCCGGTGTTAAAGGCCTGCGGGGGTACTTGGATCGCTCAGGGGAGCGGTGATGCCGATCGTGAGATGGTGGATAAAAATGATAAATTAAGAGTTCCTCCGGAAGAGCCGCAATATGTATTAAGGCGAATTTGGATCGAAAAAGAACTAGAAGACGGATTTTATTCCGGATTTTCCAACGAAGGATTGTGGCCTCTTTGTCATATTGCGCATACTCGGCCCATTTTCAGAGAAAAAGATTGGTTGGCTTATATGGCGGTCAACGAACAATTTGCTTCGGCCGTTATTAAGGAATTGGAAGGAATTCCCGAGCCTAATGTGCTTATTCAAGATTATCATTTTGCTTTGCTTCCCGGAATGATCAAGGCCCAGCGCCCGGACGCGCGAGTAGCTATTTTTTGGCATATTCCGTGGCCCAATCCGGAATCGTTCGGTATTTGCCCTTGGCAAAAAGAAATTTTACAGGGAATGTTGGGCGCGGACATTGTTGGTTTTCACACCCAATTTCACTGTAATAATTTCGCGGAAACAGTAGACCGGTTTTTGGAATCTCGTATTGACTACGAACATTTTACGGTTAATCGGGAGGGACATACGTCCTGGATCAAACCTTTCCCTATCAGCATTGATTCTAATTTAGCCGGCAATACTTCTCTGGAGATCAAAGAAACAAAAGAAAGCCTCTTACGGAAATATAATATTCAAGCGGATTATATGGGAGTAGGCGTGGACCGTTTGGATTATACCAAAGGAATTGTTGAGAGGTTTCGTGCTGTTGAAAGTTTCTTGGAAAAAAATCCGCAATATGTCGGAAAGTTTACTTTTGTAGAGCTGGGAGCTCCTAGCCGGACGATGATCGCTAAGTATAAGGAGTTTGTGGATGATGTTATTCAGGTTACCGAAAAGATCAACGCGCGGTTTAGAACGAAAACATGGCAGCCGATCTTATTTTTAATGAAGCATCATAGTCATGCGGAGATCTTACCGTTTTACAGAGCGGCCGATGTGTGTTTGGTAACTTCTTTGCATGACGGGATGAATTTAGTTGCTAAAGAATTCGTGTCTGCTCGCGATGATGAAAAGGGTGTTTTAGTTTTAAGCCAGTTTACCGGAGCGGCACGTGAATTGCGGGATGCCCTCATTGTTAATCCTTATGATATCGGACAAACTGCTGAGGCTATCAAAGTCGCTTTAGAAATGCCGGCATCAGAGCAGAAGGAAAGAATGGAGAGCATGAGAGGATTGCTTAAAGATCATAATATTTATCGTTGGGCCAGCGCGCTAGTCGGAGAGCTTGCCCAAGTGAGGTTGAACAAAACTTAAAAAAATATGGTGAATTCTCAAAGAAGCCGAAAAAATTTCCTGGAGTATCAGGATAATTTCAAAGACCTGTTTTGCAAAAGCGATCTCATGCTTTTTTTAGATTTTGACGGAACCCTTGCTGCTATTGTCGGCCATTACAAAAATGCCAGGATCCTTCAAAAAAGTAAAATGCTCTTGGAGCAAATAGCTAAAAGTTCTCAGTGTTATGTGGCGATCGTAAGCGGCCGGGCATTGCTTGATGTTAAAAAACGTGTTGGCTTGAAGAATGTCATATATGCAGGAAATCATGGTTTGGAAGTCGCGGGCCCCGGCCTCAAGCGCACATTATTTGTTAAGACGGATGTAAAGAAAGTATTAAGAAAAATAAAGACGGACCTGACAAAAAGTATCGGCAGAACAAAAGGTATTCTCATTGAAGATAAAACATTAACGCTTAGCGTTCATTACCGTCGGGTTAGCCGTGAGGACCTGACTTTGTTTAAACAGATATTCTGGAAAAATGTTCGGCCCTATCTTAAAAGCCGGGCCATTGAGGTTCATGAAGGAAAGAAAGTTCTTGAGATCAAACCGATGGCTAAGTGGAACAAGGGCAGTATCGTTTTATGGCTTATCGGCCGTTTACAAAAAAATATCCGTCGCCGGAAATTCTTTCCTATTTTTATTGGTGATGATGCGACCGACGAAACTGCCTTTGCCGCTTTAAGAGATAAAGGGCTTTGTATCCGTGTCGGGCGCAGCAAGGCGTCAGCGGCGCAGTATCGTTTAAACAGCATTGATCACGTAGCGCAATTTTTAAAGATCATTTTAGATTCTACGAGCAGGCATACTCTCAAGTAAGGAGAAAGGCTTCTTTACTTGTCAGAAAATAAAACTTTGGGGGTGTTAGCATGAACTATGCTGTAATCGGAAATTGTACGAGTGCTGCCTTGGTCAGCCCGGAATGTTCGATCGATTGGCTGTGTCTGCCGTTTTTTGACTCACCGTCATTATTTGGCCGCCTTTTAGATGATCAAAAGGGAGGATACTTTCGTATTTGGGCGGAAGATATCTTGGATGTAAAGCAGCAGTATGTGCATCGTTCTCCAATTTTGAAAACAAAATTCACGACAAAAAGCGGGATTTTTGAAGTGGCAGACTATATGCCTCGTTTTTTGGCGCATGACGGCGAAGTGATGTGCCCTCCAGAAATTCATCGCAATATCCATTTGCTTGAGGGCAATCCGCGCTTGATCGCCGAATTAAAGCCGTGCCCTAATTATGGGCTGGCGCCGGGAAGTTTTCTTGCGTCCCCAGATCACCTTAAGATCAATTCCACAAAAGGCGAGTATAACAGTTTTTATCTATATTCAAATTTAGATTTTGAAAAAATTTTGCAGGGAAAACCAATCGAGCTAAAGGCATCCTCGTATTTCGTGCTTTCCTATCATGAAAAATTAATACCCGTAACGCAGGAACGGATCTATTTGGAATATGAGCGGACAAAAAGTTATTGGATGGACTGGGCTTATCGCGCTAAAGCTCCGGAGAAATACCGCGAGATCGTGCTTCGCTCGATTATTACTCTTAAGCTGCTGATGTTCCAAAGAACAGGGGCTTTTGTTGCGGCTCCGACTACATCATTGCCGGAGATCAAAGGCGGGACAAGGAATTGGGATTATCGGTTTTGCTGGGTGCGGGACGCGAGTATGATCATTGATCTTTTTGCCCGCATCGGGCATGTTATTGCGTCGGAGAATTTCATCAAGTTCATTTTAGGAAGAATGTTATTAAAAAATGAAAACATCTCTGTTATGTACGGGATCAACGGTGAGCGTGATATTCGGGAACAAACACTTGATCATTTAAGCGGCCATGAAGGCTCCAGCCCGGTTAGGATCGGTAATGCGGCGCATCAACAGCGGCAAAATGATGTTTACGGCGAACTGATCGAAGCCATTTATTCGTATTACATTATTAACGCTAGAAATCAGAAGAATTTTGATGAAGAACTTTGGACTGTTGTCCGTTCTTTAGCGAACCGTGCTATTGAAACATGGCAAGAGCCGGATTGCGGTATTTGGGAACGCCGAGGGCCGATGCAGCATTTTGTTCATTCAAAAATGATGAACTGGGTGGCGCTGGACAGGGCTGTAAAGATCAGCCGGTTTATCGGTAAAGAAAAAAATGTAAAGAGGTATTTAAAGGTTGCGGATGAAATTAAAAAAGATGTTTTAAAAAATGGCTGGGATCCGGAATTGAACAGTTTTGTCATGTTCTACGGCTCTAAAGACCTTGATGCGTCAAATCTTTTAATGCTGCATTACGGATTTTTAGACATCGCTGATCCGCGGATCGTTGGAACTGTTGAGGCGGCGTATCATAAACTTTTACGCGATGGATTTGTTATGCGCTATACAGCCGAAGACGAATTTGGCGTTCCTCAAAATGCGTTCATCGTTTGTACATTTTGGCTGATCGATGCGCTTTATCTGATCGGCCGAGAACAAGAAGCGCGGGAAATGTTCCATCGGGTGATAGGCTGTGCGAATAAATTTGGGCTTTTGTCTGAAACCATTGAACCTAAGACCGGTATGTTGAGAGGTAATTTCCCTCAGGGATATTCGCATCTGGCGTTGATCCAGACGGCGTTTCTTTTAGAAACAAATTATCAGTGGAATGATGAAAACCGGCCTGTTCCTCCCAGTGATGCCGGCAGTAGCGAGAAAAATTGATGAGGCTAAGCGGCTGGATATTGATGATCTTAAGTTGGACGCTTATTATTGGTATGGCGACATTCTGTTTTCGGAAAATATTCCAGAAAGATAAAGTAGACTGATTATAAATCTCCCAAAGTGTTCTTGAGAACAGGGAGTTAAAAAATAAAAAGGAGCAGTGTGATGGTTTTGGTTTTTTGTTTGCTTTTAATTGCGGGAATTATCGGAGGGCAGCTTTTTGATGTATCAGCATCTAAAGACGTATTGTCTTTCATTACATCGGTCTGCTTGGCTTATATCATGATCGAAGTGGGGCTCGAATTCTCCGTTGATAAAAGAAAAATAAGAAGCTATGAATGGGATGCGTGCGTTGCATTTATTGCGGCCGCTCTTCCTACTCTTTTATGGTTTTTATATTTTAGCTTTGTGATGCAGCATCCTTGGCGTCCGTCGATGGTTGCCGGGCTTTCTGCGGCTCCAACATCCGCTGGAGTCCTTTTCTCGATGTTGTTGGCCGCAGGATTGGGGGCAACATGGGTTTTTCAAAAAGCCCGGACATTGGCGGTGTTAGACGATCTAGCGACGATCTTATTGCTGACACCCTTAGGGATCATTATTCATGGATTTGAGATCAAGTCTATTATCGTTCTTGCCTTGATCGGATTATTTTTGTTCGCTTCTTTTCGGTGGCAAAACACAATTCTATGGCCCACGGGGGAAAAATGGCTTTTATTGTACGGATTTGTTTTAACAGCCATCGTCTTTTTTGCTAAAGAGACAACGAATATACATCTCGAGGTCCTTATTCCGGCCTTTATGTGGGGCTGCCTTGTTCATTTGCAGAAGAAACATCACACGGAAAAATCTCCGCCACACAATATTTCTTTGGATTCCGCCGTTAAGGGGATTTTTATGATCCTCGTTGGGTTTTCTTTTCCGAGAATTGAGATCGGAGCCGTTCCTTGGGGCATGACGGTTGCTCATGTTGTCGCGCTTACCATATTATCCAATATAGGAAAATGTTTTTCCGCGTTTTGTTATCGTCGAGAAGCCTCTTTAAAAGAACGACTGGCTTTAAGTGTTGCGATGTTCCCGCGAGGCGAAGTAGGAGCCGCGGTTTTATTGATCGGCCTTGGATATGGTTTTGGCGGCTATGTGAGCTCTTTGGCGCTTTTAAGTTTGGCACTTAATCTTGTTCTAACCGGCGTTTTTATCGGTGTTGTTATGCATCTTTTGCGAAAAGAACCAGGAACATCCGTTTGATTTTAAGGAAATGCATACCGGATGTTAAGATAAGCCTTATTCCATCCTGCTGTTTTTATCTGATAAAGAGACTATTTACATATTGACGATTATTTTATTTTACGATAATCTATATTCTGTTTTGTTTCCCTTAAAAAGTATTTCCTAAAAGTAGTTTTTCCTCATTGATCCTGGGCAGTTCAGAAAAACAAAAAGTCAAAAATCCCGTTTATCTCATGAGGAGAAACTATGCAAAGAATATCCCCTTGGCTAGCTTTTGC comes from the Candidatus Omnitrophota bacterium genome and includes:
- a CDS encoding FAD:protein FMN transferase — encoded protein: MKLSLRNEIRRCRPLLGTFVEITVENDGAEKAQKAIDHAFSALERIHKLMSFHAADSEVSKLNRLAFDQPVRVSLPTYNVLKQAKKIYQLTKGIFDIAIAPELMRWKFLPCHSFLKKRSRYSGSTRDIKLFPNRSVRFLRPLQIDLGGIAKGFAVDEAVRVLKENGIKSGLVNAGGDLRCFGEQSHSIWIRHPKNHDQFISFPAAQNLSLATSANSYQGRWKKTGCVHVDGQSRQPLFRSFSVSVYAGSCLIADALTKVVLAIGERSNPLLEKLNAAAFIVQADDKILCYNKETYEKLYSF
- the otsB gene encoding trehalose-phosphatase, yielding MLFLDFDGTLAAIVGHYKNARILQKSKMLLEQIAKSSQCYVAIVSGRALLDVKKRVGLKNVIYAGNHGLEVAGPGLKRTLFVKTDVKKVLRKIKTDLTKSIGRTKGILIEDKTLTLSVHYRRVSREDLTLFKQIFWKNVRPYLKSRAIEVHEGKKVLEIKPMAKWNKGSIVLWLIGRLQKNIRRRKFFPIFIGDDATDETAFAALRDKGLCIRVGRSKASAAQYRLNSIDHVAQFLKIILDSTSRHTLK
- a CDS encoding trehalose-6-phosphate synthase translates to MKITLRLIFSLIFIVAIVAFSFSFWQARQEEERLKSELERRANIVADSLKMSVEPLLLMDDQKHLHRIVDKFSNRERLVGIAIHDVQENLILASADLQAQLQRNPKVIAPNIQEVERSNTERGKFINFGKQQLHAYSVPLLANEKTSHVLTIFHDAAYIQDRVERIWVNSFWRALIQAFLISLATMILVYLNIMAPIKKTTEWIKKIRKGESPEKLDLKGQQLLGPLAKEITKMAKSLEGARLSAEEEARLRHTTESLWTPERLKEFVKDKLQGRPLFVVSNREPYMHIKKGKEIGYIVPASGLVTAIEPVLKACGGTWIAQGSGDADREMVDKNDKLRVPPEEPQYVLRRIWIEKELEDGFYSGFSNEGLWPLCHIAHTRPIFREKDWLAYMAVNEQFASAVIKELEGIPEPNVLIQDYHFALLPGMIKAQRPDARVAIFWHIPWPNPESFGICPWQKEILQGMLGADIVGFHTQFHCNNFAETVDRFLESRIDYEHFTVNREGHTSWIKPFPISIDSNLAGNTSLEIKETKESLLRKYNIQADYMGVGVDRLDYTKGIVERFRAVESFLEKNPQYVGKFTFVELGAPSRTMIAKYKEFVDDVIQVTEKINARFRTKTWQPILFLMKHHSHAEILPFYRAADVCLVTSLHDGMNLVAKEFVSARDDEKGVLVLSQFTGAARELRDALIVNPYDIGQTAEAIKVALEMPASEQKERMESMRGLLKDHNIYRWASALVGELAQVRLNKT
- a CDS encoding glycoside hydrolase family 15 protein; translation: MNYAVIGNCTSAALVSPECSIDWLCLPFFDSPSLFGRLLDDQKGGYFRIWAEDILDVKQQYVHRSPILKTKFTTKSGIFEVADYMPRFLAHDGEVMCPPEIHRNIHLLEGNPRLIAELKPCPNYGLAPGSFLASPDHLKINSTKGEYNSFYLYSNLDFEKILQGKPIELKASSYFVLSYHEKLIPVTQERIYLEYERTKSYWMDWAYRAKAPEKYREIVLRSIITLKLLMFQRTGAFVAAPTTSLPEIKGGTRNWDYRFCWVRDASMIIDLFARIGHVIASENFIKFILGRMLLKNENISVMYGINGERDIREQTLDHLSGHEGSSPVRIGNAAHQQRQNDVYGELIEAIYSYYIINARNQKNFDEELWTVVRSLANRAIETWQEPDCGIWERRGPMQHFVHSKMMNWVALDRAVKISRFIGKEKNVKRYLKVADEIKKDVLKNGWDPELNSFVMFYGSKDLDASNLLMLHYGFLDIADPRIVGTVEAAYHKLLRDGFVMRYTAEDEFGVPQNAFIVCTFWLIDALYLIGREQEAREMFHRVIGCANKFGLLSETIEPKTGMLRGNFPQGYSHLALIQTAFLLETNYQWNDENRPVPPSDAGSSEKN
- a CDS encoding cation:proton antiporter; this translates as MVLVFCLLLIAGIIGGQLFDVSASKDVLSFITSVCLAYIMIEVGLEFSVDKRKIRSYEWDACVAFIAAALPTLLWFLYFSFVMQHPWRPSMVAGLSAAPTSAGVLFSMLLAAGLGATWVFQKARTLAVLDDLATILLLTPLGIIIHGFEIKSIIVLALIGLFLFASFRWQNTILWPTGEKWLLLYGFVLTAIVFFAKETTNIHLEVLIPAFMWGCLVHLQKKHHTEKSPPHNISLDSAVKGIFMILVGFSFPRIEIGAVPWGMTVAHVVALTILSNIGKCFSAFCYRREASLKERLALSVAMFPRGEVGAAVLLIGLGYGFGGYVSSLALLSLALNLVLTGVFIGVVMHLLRKEPGTSV